In Candidatus Desulfofervidus auxilii, one genomic interval encodes:
- a CDS encoding ChaN family lipoprotein, giving the protein MAIKQIIFIFLLIIIGCAPNKLCLYSAHQKLYFPPQTVVDTQKLQAISWEDFIKKLETVRVVYVGEKHTSKADHALQLKIAQALIEKKRDLAIGLEMVMRSRQKVLDEWINGKLTEKELLKKLDWEEVWGHDFSLYRDIFLWAKKHHIPLIALNAPPGLVKKIAMYGISSLLPKERAYLAQKVDLNNPEHRAFIEQEYKRHKHLNKHGISKFEYFYQAQCIWDETMAETIAQYLKAHSQKQLLVFAGKGHISYKFGVPQRVIKRLPVSYVTVLPLSTDKEVMPDIADFIYVTK; this is encoded by the coding sequence GTGGCTATTAAACAAATAATATTTATTTTTTTACTCATCATTATAGGCTGTGCACCTAATAAATTGTGTTTATATTCAGCTCACCAAAAACTATATTTCCCTCCTCAAACCGTGGTAGATACCCAAAAATTACAGGCCATTTCTTGGGAAGACTTTATTAAAAAATTAGAGACGGTTCGGGTCGTTTATGTAGGAGAAAAACACACTTCTAAAGCAGATCATGCTTTACAACTAAAAATTGCCCAGGCCTTGATAGAAAAAAAGAGAGATTTAGCCATTGGGCTAGAAATGGTAATGCGCTCCAGGCAAAAGGTATTGGATGAATGGATAAATGGGAAATTAACGGAAAAAGAATTATTAAAAAAGCTAGATTGGGAGGAAGTCTGGGGCCACGATTTTTCTCTTTATCGGGATATTTTTTTATGGGCTAAAAAACACCACATTCCCCTTATTGCCCTCAATGCCCCACCTGGCTTAGTTAAAAAAATAGCCATGTATGGAATTTCTTCCCTACTACCTAAAGAACGAGCTTATCTTGCTCAAAAAGTTGATTTAAATAATCCTGAACATCGGGCCTTTATAGAACAAGAATATAAAAGACATAAACATTTGAATAAACACGGCATTAGTAAGTTTGAATACTTTTATCAAGCCCAATGTATTTGGGATGAAACCATGGCCGAGACCATTGCTCAATATTTAAAAGCTCATTCCCAAAAACAACTTTTAGTATTTGCTGGTAAAGGACATATCAGTTATAAATTCGGTGTCCCTCAAAGGGTAATAAAAAGACTTCCTGTAAGTTATGTAACTGTTTTACCTTTATCTACTGATAAAGAGGTTATGCCAGATATTGCTGATTTTATTTATGTTACCAAATGA
- a CDS encoding 23S rRNA (pseudouridine(1915)-N(3))-methyltransferase RlmH, translating into MKFKFIWIGRTKSAYLSQGINDYVNRLKHYAQIEIKEIKPKNKSSEISTLKETQRLEKSLTTGEYHIALDEKGKLFSTEALAKFLAELPKRGHKTITFFIGGPFGLEPKFLRKVDFVLSLSPLTFTHEMARIILLEQLYRVLTIWQGEKYHK; encoded by the coding sequence ATGAAGTTTAAATTTATCTGGATAGGACGAACAAAGTCTGCTTATTTGTCCCAGGGTATTAATGACTATGTTAACCGCCTCAAACACTATGCTCAAATAGAAATAAAGGAAATAAAACCCAAAAACAAATCTTCAGAAATTAGCACTCTCAAAGAAACACAACGTCTTGAAAAAAGCCTTACAACAGGTGAATACCACATTGCCTTAGATGAAAAAGGAAAATTATTTTCCACAGAAGCCCTAGCAAAATTTTTGGCGGAACTGCCTAAAAGAGGCCATAAAACTATCACCTTCTTTATAGGTGGACCTTTTGGTCTTGAGCCCAAATTTCTCAGAAAAGTAGACTTTGTTTTATCCCTTTCACCTCTAACTTTTACCCACGAAATGGCCCGTATTATTCTTTTAGAACAACTCTACCGGGTGCTCACTATCTGGCAGGGAGAGAAATATCATAAGTAG
- a CDS encoding homocysteine biosynthesis protein yields MRTIEEINDKIKKGKVVVVTAEEIIEIAKERGIKKTLQEVDVVTTGTFSPMCSSGILLNLKQPAPKMKLGGGEIYLNGVHAYPGLAAADIYLGATSLPEEDPRNKVYPGEFRYGGGHVIEELVAGKDIKIEAYSYGTHCYPRTEYTGFINLRSLNNAMLLNPRNAYQNYNVAVNLSSKVAYTYMGVLLPKLGNANYATAGQLSPLFNDPYYKTIGIGTSIFLGGGIGYVIWHGTQHQSKVPRTNKGIPTRPAGTLALIGNLKKMNNYWLRGVSLRGYGASLAVGVGIPIPLLSEEILSYTLINNKDIIMPVIDYGEAYPQGKEEVLEEITYAELQSGEVEIGGKKVPTGTLSSYARAREVAETLKEWIKKGYFLLTQPAITLEKLGAKGD; encoded by the coding sequence ATGAGAACCATTGAAGAAATCAATGATAAGATTAAAAAAGGCAAGGTAGTAGTAGTTACTGCGGAAGAGATTATAGAGATAGCCAAAGAAAGGGGTATAAAGAAAACTCTTCAAGAAGTTGATGTGGTTACTACTGGAACTTTCAGTCCCATGTGTTCTTCGGGTATTTTATTAAATTTAAAACAGCCTGCACCTAAGATGAAACTAGGTGGAGGTGAAATATACTTAAATGGTGTCCATGCTTATCCAGGGTTAGCTGCAGCTGACATTTATTTGGGGGCTACATCTTTACCTGAAGAAGACCCTAGAAATAAAGTTTATCCAGGAGAATTTAGATACGGCGGGGGTCATGTTATAGAAGAATTGGTAGCAGGAAAGGATATTAAAATTGAGGCCTATAGCTATGGCACTCACTGTTATCCACGCACAGAATACACAGGTTTTATTAATCTTCGTTCTTTAAATAATGCTATGTTATTAAATCCCAGAAATGCTTATCAAAACTACAATGTAGCCGTGAATCTTTCTTCTAAAGTAGCTTATACCTATATGGGGGTATTACTTCCTAAATTGGGAAATGCCAATTATGCTACTGCAGGTCAACTTTCTCCACTCTTTAACGACCCATATTATAAGACTATTGGTATAGGAACATCAATATTTCTGGGAGGTGGTATTGGATATGTTATTTGGCATGGAACCCAACATCAATCTAAGGTCCCCCGAACAAACAAAGGCATTCCTACCCGCCCCGCAGGCACTCTGGCCTTAATAGGTAATCTAAAAAAAATGAATAATTATTGGCTCAGGGGAGTTTCTTTAAGGGGTTATGGGGCCAGTCTGGCGGTAGGAGTGGGTATTCCTATACCTTTACTAAGCGAAGAAATCCTTTCTTATACTCTAATAAATAATAAAGATATTATTATGCCAGTGATAGATTATGGTGAGGCTTATCCTCAAGGAAAGGAGGAGGTTTTAGAAGAAATCACTTATGCTGAATTACAATCAGGAGAAGTAGAAATTGGTGGGAAGAAAGTTCCTACTGGAACGCTTTCTAGTTATGCTAGAGCTAGAGAAGTGGCTGAGACATTGAAGGAATGGATAAAGAAAGGATACTTTCTCTTAACCCAACCTGCTATAACCTTAGAAAAATTAGGAGCAAAAGGTGATTAA